In Afipia sp. GAS231, a single window of DNA contains:
- a CDS encoding MarR family winged helix-turn-helix transcriptional regulator produces MEVKRKSKLSGEKASSRKPVGQKPRPHPSSEQERLGMLVKRAEQAMVRTKSAVLKSVGLSPSQYVALYELDQQSGITAATLARACLVTPQAMMILLKSMEQQGLITRSSHPRHQNVLELHMTEVGREALQVARERVDPIERRVFGVFSPKDMAAFREFLSRFIEAFEQG; encoded by the coding sequence ATGGAAGTGAAGCGCAAAAGCAAATTATCTGGGGAGAAAGCTTCCTCACGCAAACCTGTCGGCCAAAAGCCCCGTCCGCACCCGTCTTCCGAGCAGGAGCGCCTTGGCATGCTGGTGAAGCGCGCCGAGCAGGCAATGGTGCGAACCAAAAGCGCGGTCTTGAAATCTGTTGGGTTGAGCCCATCGCAATATGTCGCGCTGTACGAACTTGATCAGCAGTCGGGAATCACCGCCGCGACGCTGGCGCGTGCCTGTCTGGTTACGCCGCAAGCCATGATGATCCTGCTGAAGTCCATGGAGCAGCAGGGCCTAATCACGCGATCATCGCACCCACGGCACCAAAATGTGCTCGAGCTGCACATGACCGAGGTCGGACGGGAGGCGCTTCAAGTCGCGCGTGAGCGGGTTGATCCGATCGAGCGGCGGGTATTCGGCGTCTTCTCGCCGAAAGATATGGCCGCCTTTCGTGAGTTCCTATCTCGCTTTATTGAGGCGTTCGAGCAGGGGTGA
- a CDS encoding SDR family NAD(P)-dependent oxidoreductase, which produces MYQHVDNNKGMNRIALITGATRNLGFSLAKGLAQRLEPTDTVYLTGRDSVRVAESLHRLSDARAEVRGELLDVAKPGAVERFADLLAERHGGVDIVFSNHYTRVQPDDDPRAAIDHYVEANNLGTTHVLRSFAPLLRDGGRLFVVASRAGSLRALAPVLHPRFENLQSLDDVDRAVCSWRDAVRSGRAPGQAWPAWINIPSKIGQVAAVRAVAGQRRADDLRRGILIASISPGLIDTGASRAWLDLSSAPQPDEVAGPLLDLALDSSPHEAFYGELVHVGREEPGPFGSVVRSGSIVPWK; this is translated from the coding sequence TTGTATCAACATGTTGATAACAATAAGGGTATGAATAGAATAGCCTTGATAACTGGTGCAACGCGCAACCTTGGCTTCTCGCTCGCTAAAGGCTTGGCGCAGCGGCTTGAGCCCACCGACACCGTGTATTTGACAGGACGCGACTCAGTTCGCGTCGCTGAATCATTGCATCGGCTGTCGGACGCTAGGGCGGAGGTGCGCGGCGAACTCCTGGACGTTGCCAAGCCCGGCGCAGTCGAACGTTTCGCAGACCTGCTGGCCGAGCGCCATGGCGGCGTCGATATCGTCTTTTCCAATCATTATACGCGAGTACAGCCTGACGACGATCCGCGCGCCGCAATCGATCATTATGTCGAGGCCAACAATTTGGGCACGACGCACGTTCTGCGCAGCTTCGCTCCCTTGCTCCGCGATGGTGGGCGGCTGTTTGTGGTTGCAAGCCGCGCCGGCAGCCTGCGCGCGCTGGCGCCTGTCCTGCATCCGCGGTTCGAAAACCTGCAATCGCTCGACGATGTCGATCGTGCGGTCTGCAGCTGGCGCGATGCGGTGCGCTCCGGCCGCGCGCCAGGTCAGGCGTGGCCGGCCTGGATCAACATTCCGTCCAAGATCGGTCAGGTCGCCGCAGTGCGCGCGGTCGCGGGCCAACGTCGCGCCGACGATTTGCGCCGCGGGATCTTGATCGCATCGATCTCGCCGGGGCTGATCGATACTGGAGCGTCTCGCGCCTGGCTCGATCTGTCCAGCGCTCCCCAACCAGACGAGGTTGCAGGCCCCCTTTTGGACCTCGCGCTCGACTCCTCGCCGCACGAAGCCTTCTATGGCGAACTCGTCCACGTCGGCCGGGAAGAGCCAGGCCCTTTTGGCTCGGTGGTACGCAGCGGGTCGATCGTGCCATGGAAGTGA
- a CDS encoding outer membrane protein — protein MFNSRLMTALAFTALGAGAASAADLSRPYFKAPVFAESYYNWSGFYVGGQLGGSWTNQSWVNTANNSIFGDLAPGQGFGQRSSGIFGGGQIGYNWQASNYVFGLEGSISGMNNRGTVTNTVFGPARDDVFNWRTDWLATVTGRVGYAFANNLIYAKGGYAGVNNRLAVSDTTPPFTGAGSASAWHNGYTVGAGWEYGVTQNWIVGLEYDYAAFQTKSYQLAGAAAPLVYTFDAKPRDIQSIVARVSYKFDPPLISRY, from the coding sequence ATGTTCAATTCGAGATTGATGACGGCATTGGCTTTCACGGCGCTTGGCGCCGGCGCGGCTTCGGCTGCGGACCTGTCGCGGCCCTACTTCAAGGCGCCGGTTTTCGCTGAATCCTACTACAACTGGAGCGGCTTTTACGTCGGCGGCCAGTTGGGCGGCTCCTGGACCAACCAGAGTTGGGTCAATACCGCTAATAACTCCATCTTTGGCGACCTCGCGCCGGGGCAGGGTTTTGGACAGCGCTCGTCGGGCATCTTCGGCGGGGGCCAGATCGGCTACAACTGGCAGGCCAGCAATTATGTGTTCGGCCTCGAAGGCTCGATATCAGGCATGAACAACCGCGGCACCGTGACCAACACCGTGTTCGGGCCGGCGCGCGACGACGTCTTCAACTGGCGGACCGACTGGTTGGCCACCGTGACCGGCCGCGTCGGTTACGCCTTCGCGAACAACTTGATCTACGCCAAGGGTGGCTATGCCGGCGTCAACAACCGCCTCGCGGTCTCCGACACGACCCCGCCGTTCACCGGTGCCGGTTCTGCGAGCGCGTGGCACAATGGCTATACGGTCGGTGCAGGCTGGGAGTACGGCGTAACCCAGAACTGGATCGTCGGTCTCGAATATGATTATGCGGCGTTCCAGACCAAGAGCTATCAACTGGCGGGCGCCGCGGCGCCATTGGTGTACACGTTCGACGCCAAGCCCCGCGACATCCAGTCGATCGTCGCCCGCGTCAGCTACAAGTTCGATCCGCCGCTGATCTCGCGATACTGA
- a CDS encoding caspase family protein, with the protein MTARLSRLISALGVVAALLSLAAPAHAEKRVALVVGNNDYKNVPKLQKAVNDARTMGDTLKQLGFTVMVAENQNRQAFSETLLAFDRAVGPGDTAFFFYAGHGFEIAGQNFLLPTDVPAATEGQEELVRDASVLADRVIERLQNKKVRTAILVFDACRNNPFERSGTRAVAGGGGLAPMTQLPEGVFSVFSAGPRQTALDRLSNDDGNPNSVFTRTFARELTAPGVNLVQVAQRTRRLVSEMAETVHHKQIPVYFDQMVDDVFLNGQSKGPAAAADAVKPAAPPQQLAALPPVQQLKPQGDSVNAPIASFSRHNGGWSVVFSIADPTLGISWRMGEAGDFRETGFIDTLDPRTRKRMPNPSIELPADAPAATIQVRYVDTNGETQGPFPIRFDPEAALIRDQRKILDLTATSWLSFREFNGLLVYYTQLMSFRCAIREARIGIDSAVPDKVLKMPPCDPRDPSSIPHDALPYLKLTPSTKSVSVELTYRDGSLSEIKTFRR; encoded by the coding sequence ATGACCGCACGGCTTTCGAGACTCATTTCAGCGCTCGGCGTCGTCGCGGCACTGCTGTCGCTGGCTGCACCCGCGCATGCCGAGAAGCGCGTCGCTTTGGTGGTCGGCAACAACGACTACAAGAACGTGCCGAAGCTGCAGAAGGCGGTCAACGACGCCCGCACCATGGGCGACACGCTCAAGCAACTCGGTTTCACTGTGATGGTGGCGGAAAACCAGAACCGGCAGGCGTTTTCCGAAACGTTGCTGGCGTTCGACCGCGCGGTCGGCCCGGGCGATACCGCGTTCTTCTTCTATGCCGGGCACGGCTTTGAGATCGCGGGGCAGAATTTCCTGTTGCCGACCGACGTGCCGGCCGCGACCGAAGGCCAGGAAGAGCTGGTGCGTGATGCTTCCGTTCTCGCCGACCGCGTCATCGAGCGGTTGCAGAATAAAAAAGTCCGAACCGCCATTCTGGTGTTCGATGCCTGCCGCAACAATCCGTTCGAGCGCTCCGGCACCCGCGCGGTGGCCGGCGGCGGCGGGCTGGCGCCGATGACGCAATTGCCGGAAGGCGTGTTCTCGGTGTTTTCGGCAGGTCCCCGGCAGACCGCGCTCGATCGGCTCTCCAACGATGACGGCAATCCCAATTCAGTGTTCACGCGGACCTTTGCCAGGGAGTTGACGGCGCCCGGTGTGAACCTGGTGCAGGTCGCGCAACGCACGCGGCGCCTCGTCAGCGAGATGGCGGAGACCGTCCACCACAAGCAGATCCCGGTCTATTTCGACCAGATGGTCGACGACGTGTTTCTCAACGGGCAGTCGAAGGGGCCGGCGGCCGCTGCGGACGCCGTGAAGCCCGCCGCACCGCCGCAGCAGCTTGCCGCGCTGCCGCCGGTGCAGCAGCTCAAGCCGCAGGGCGACAGCGTCAACGCGCCGATCGCCTCGTTCTCGCGCCACAACGGCGGCTGGAGCGTGGTGTTCTCGATTGCCGATCCGACGCTCGGCATTTCCTGGCGGATGGGGGAGGCCGGCGACTTCCGCGAAACCGGCTTCATCGACACGCTCGATCCGCGCACCCGCAAGCGAATGCCCAATCCGTCGATCGAGCTGCCGGCCGACGCGCCGGCGGCGACCATCCAGGTGCGCTACGTCGACACCAATGGCGAGACCCAGGGACCGTTCCCGATCAGGTTCGATCCGGAAGCTGCCCTCATTCGCGACCAGCGCAAGATCCTCGACCTGACCGCGACGAGCTGGCTGTCGTTTCGCGAGTTCAACGGGCTCTTGGTCTATTACACCCAGCTGATGTCGTTTCGCTGCGCGATCCGCGAGGCCCGGATCGGCATCGATAGCGCCGTGCCCGACAAGGTCCTGAAGATGCCGCCGTGCGATCCCAGGGACCCCAGCTCCATTCCGCACGACGCGCTGCCTTATTTGAAGCTGACGCCGTCGACTAAATCGGTCTCGGTGGAATTGACCTACCGCGACGGCAGCCTGTCGGAGATCAAGACGTTCCGGCGCTAG